A genomic segment from Desulfuromonas thiophila encodes:
- a CDS encoding GSU2204 family CXXCH-containing (seleno)protein, giving the protein MKQSRFWLLALLSVLTLAAGSTLALAEEGAAHVSGSWELGMSGINTDDNAARVNEYGSVRAEDGISLAPQLDLEFEKGGFVLEVDSQTMGPRDQKHELGLDVGRVFKFESELNVLEHHKDHETLSQMGATARDDIGGSQPSTTTDKIYADLIEATGNPNAAVGGAVINTYDPAVAWEQEVSNNYIVTRREWKNEAELVIPQLSNITFKAGSRVETREGMEQAIGLSKCDGCHVSAVGKNIDERTEEFTLGASGKFGLLTVDYEYLNRNFNEDGSTPVRFYDVMQNPSAPNQMIYGGDFYEFGRTPDSEKETHMVKARVDLPANTTVSASYVKSDIESSKSEVQDGYVLLSGDELASEYESFAAKLATKVGHNVSLSLRGKAYEIDADHNELYIPAIASSTYVLPFDATSAYHSAEAREVKEAGADVVFRLAKATTLRLGYEYEEVDRDEEELGETETHTLKAALKTRLSDTLSGRVSYEYQNIDEPFAGAEVGIAQRSGADGGSGLRYLNTADYLTGSSTYYWTSVYPNRELESTNLPEDVHEAKLSTTWAPASNMAATFYARLRYEENDSVKYERTTIVPGATFWYAPSDKLNLTMAYNFSNQDAENRACVGWYHGUANDVSSAQFGSICSIAEYESFVHTLSLSADYQATEKLLLNASVIYNKADDSWDWKFGDRMSVYPENNLTTPISQTGIETPGAYASVNYDDWQQNNLIDEYSDLSYEQYEFTLGGTYNFSDVCFTKLQGSYAIFESDEEFVYGDEDGKAFSGYVSVGYKF; this is encoded by the coding sequence ATGAAGCAAAGCCGATTCTGGCTGCTTGCACTGTTGTCCGTCCTGACGCTGGCGGCCGGTTCCACTCTGGCCCTGGCGGAAGAGGGTGCGGCCCATGTCAGTGGTTCCTGGGAACTGGGCATGAGCGGCATCAACACCGACGACAATGCGGCACGTGTTAACGAATATGGTTCGGTTCGCGCCGAAGATGGCATTTCCCTGGCGCCGCAACTGGATCTGGAGTTTGAAAAAGGTGGTTTTGTGCTGGAGGTTGACAGCCAGACCATGGGCCCGCGTGACCAGAAACATGAACTGGGTCTGGACGTTGGCCGCGTGTTCAAGTTCGAAAGTGAGCTGAATGTGCTGGAGCACCACAAGGATCACGAAACCCTGTCGCAGATGGGCGCGACCGCCCGTGACGACATCGGTGGTTCGCAGCCGAGCACCACGACCGACAAGATCTATGCTGATCTGATTGAAGCGACCGGTAATCCCAACGCTGCTGTGGGCGGCGCCGTGATCAATACCTATGACCCGGCCGTGGCCTGGGAGCAGGAAGTCAGCAACAATTACATTGTGACCCGTCGTGAGTGGAAGAACGAAGCTGAACTGGTGATTCCGCAACTGTCCAACATTACCTTCAAGGCCGGTTCCCGCGTGGAAACCCGTGAGGGCATGGAGCAGGCGATTGGCCTGTCGAAATGCGACGGTTGCCATGTCTCCGCCGTCGGCAAAAATATTGACGAGCGTACCGAAGAGTTCACCCTGGGCGCCAGCGGCAAGTTTGGTCTGCTGACGGTGGACTACGAATACCTCAACCGCAACTTCAACGAAGACGGCAGCACCCCGGTTCGCTTCTATGACGTGATGCAGAACCCCAGCGCGCCGAACCAGATGATCTATGGCGGTGACTTCTACGAATTCGGCCGCACGCCGGATTCGGAAAAAGAAACCCACATGGTCAAGGCCCGCGTCGATCTGCCGGCCAATACCACGGTGTCGGCCAGCTATGTCAAATCGGATATCGAAAGCTCGAAGTCCGAGGTGCAGGATGGTTATGTGCTGCTGAGTGGCGATGAGCTTGCCAGTGAGTACGAATCGTTTGCTGCCAAACTGGCCACCAAGGTCGGCCACAACGTCAGCCTGTCGCTGCGTGGCAAGGCTTACGAGATCGATGCCGATCACAATGAGCTTTACATCCCGGCGATTGCCAGCTCAACCTATGTCCTGCCGTTCGACGCGACCTCGGCCTACCATTCGGCCGAAGCGCGTGAGGTCAAGGAAGCCGGTGCCGATGTGGTATTCCGTCTGGCCAAGGCCACCACGCTGCGTCTGGGCTATGAGTATGAAGAAGTTGACCGCGATGAGGAAGAACTGGGCGAAACGGAAACCCATACCCTTAAAGCGGCTCTTAAAACACGCCTGAGCGATACGCTGTCGGGTCGTGTCAGCTACGAGTATCAGAATATCGATGAGCCCTTTGCCGGCGCTGAAGTGGGCATCGCCCAGCGCAGTGGTGCCGATGGCGGCAGCGGCCTGCGCTACCTCAACACGGCGGATTATCTGACCGGCTCCTCCACCTACTACTGGACCTCGGTCTATCCCAACCGCGAGCTGGAATCGACCAACCTGCCGGAGGATGTGCATGAGGCCAAACTGAGCACCACCTGGGCTCCGGCCAGCAACATGGCGGCAACGTTCTATGCCCGCCTGCGTTACGAAGAAAACGACAGCGTCAAATACGAAAGAACCACCATTGTGCCCGGTGCCACCTTCTGGTATGCCCCGAGCGACAAGCTGAACCTGACCATGGCGTACAACTTCAGCAACCAGGATGCCGAAAATCGCGCCTGCGTTGGCTGGTACCATGGCTGAGCGAACGATGTCTCCTCGGCCCAGTTTGGGTCGATCTGCAGCATCGCCGAGTATGAGTCCTTTGTTCACACCCTGTCTCTCAGTGCTGATTACCAGGCCACGGAGAAACTGCTCCTCAACGCTTCGGTCATTTACAACAAGGCTGATGACAGCTGGGATTGGAAATTTGGTGACCGGATGTCGGTTTATCCCGAGAACAACCTGACCACCCCGATCAGCCAGACCGGTATCGAAACGCCGGGTGCCTATGCTTCAGTTAATTATGACGACTGGCAGCAAAACAACCTGATCGACGAGTACTCCGATCTGTCTTACGAGCAGTATGAGTTCACCTTGGGGGGAACCTACAACTTCTCGGATGTCTGCTTTACCAAGCTGCAAGGCAGCTATGCCATCTTCGAGTCGGACGAGGAATTTGTCTATGGCGACGAAGACGGCAAGGCCTTCAGTGGCTATGTTTCGGTGGGCTACAAGTTCTGA
- a CDS encoding GSU2203 family decaheme c-type cytochrome: MRRTFITKASWLVKGLPLLLVLGACATGTIREKVLTLPVIEGAKYSGQETCAECHDDMAGDMFPASTGGEGFAKTIHGRLANWELMGAERGCEACHGPGCLHVNNDGDTEFILRPAELPADQASALCAKCHTEGKLMDYTHSAHALSDVGCVDCHSIHDGVGKFSLKQEDPELCVSCHQEEQAKMHFPSSHPLKEGKMNCSSCHNAHGATGESLNTDERLNDLCLNCHTRYQGPFVFGHAPVEDDCTICHDPHGSVANNLLVQNEPFLCLQCHEGHFHVLRSSDYSATPTGTSAAAQAQADIVNVHGSEGFQTSFGTKCTTCHKVVHGSDYPSQPLSGHGLTR; this comes from the coding sequence ATGCGAAGGACGTTTATCACCAAGGCCTCGTGGCTGGTGAAAGGCCTTCCTCTGTTGTTGGTTCTGGGGGCCTGTGCCACCGGTACCATCCGCGAGAAGGTGCTGACCCTGCCGGTAATCGAGGGCGCCAAGTATTCAGGTCAGGAGACCTGTGCTGAGTGTCACGATGACATGGCCGGCGACATGTTCCCCGCTTCGACAGGCGGTGAAGGGTTCGCCAAGACCATCCATGGCCGCCTGGCCAACTGGGAATTGATGGGTGCCGAGCGCGGTTGCGAGGCCTGCCACGGCCCCGGCTGTCTGCACGTCAACAATGACGGCGACACCGAATTCATTCTTCGTCCCGCCGAGCTGCCGGCCGATCAGGCTTCGGCCCTCTGCGCCAAGTGTCACACCGAAGGCAAGCTGATGGATTACACCCACAGCGCCCATGCCCTCAGCGATGTCGGCTGCGTCGATTGCCACAGCATTCACGACGGCGTTGGCAAGTTCAGCCTGAAGCAGGAAGATCCGGAGCTGTGCGTCAGCTGCCATCAGGAAGAACAGGCCAAGATGCATTTCCCGTCGAGCCATCCGCTCAAGGAAGGCAAGATGAACTGCTCCAGCTGCCACAATGCTCATGGTGCAACGGGTGAGAGCCTCAACACCGACGAGCGTCTCAACGATCTGTGCCTGAACTGCCACACCCGCTATCAGGGTCCGTTTGTGTTCGGTCATGCTCCGGTTGAGGACGATTGCACCATCTGCCACGATCCCCACGGCAGCGTGGCCAACAACCTGCTGGTGCAGAACGAGCCGTTCCTCTGCCTGCAGTGCCACGAGGGTCACTTCCACGTGCTTCGTTCGTCCGATTACTCGGCCACGCCGACCGGAACCAGCGCTGCTGCCCAGGCTCAGGCCGATATCGTCAATGTTCATGGCAGCGAAGGTTTCCAGACCTCGTTCGGCACCAAGTGTACCACCTGTCACAAGGTGGTTCATGGCAGTGATTATCCGTCCCAGCCGCTCAGCGGTCACGGCCTGACCCGTTAA
- the lspA gene encoding signal peptidase II has product MLASYRLLLLVGAIVLPLDQWTKYLVTQHLSLHQSTTLLAPVLNLCYVQNTGAAFGILANSALRIPLLAGVALVAGGVILWLLPRLQAHHHWQRLGLSLIFAGAIGNLIDRVRLGAVIDFIDVHWRQHHWPAFNIADSAITLGVACLLIDLWRTRHHDTR; this is encoded by the coding sequence GTGCTGGCTTCCTACCGCCTGCTGCTGCTGGTCGGCGCTATCGTCCTGCCGCTCGACCAGTGGACCAAGTATCTGGTGACTCAGCATCTGAGCCTGCATCAGAGCACAACCCTGTTGGCTCCGGTATTGAACCTGTGTTATGTGCAGAATACCGGCGCAGCCTTCGGCATTCTGGCCAACAGTGCCCTGCGGATTCCCTTGCTGGCCGGCGTGGCCCTGGTTGCCGGTGGCGTCATCCTGTGGCTATTGCCACGGCTGCAGGCCCACCACCACTGGCAACGCCTGGGGCTGTCGCTGATCTTTGCCGGTGCCATCGGCAATCTGATCGACCGGGTACGCCTTGGCGCGGTTATCGATTTCATCGACGTGCATTGGCGCCAACATCATTGGCCGGCGTTCAACATTGCCGATTCCGCCATTACCCTGGGGGTGGCCTGCCTGCTGATCGATCTGTGGCGCACCCGCCACCATGACACCCGCTGA
- a CDS encoding LysR family transcriptional regulator, which translates to METQYLRTLLIAASEGSFSRAAEKLHLTQSAVSQRAKSLEACCGTQLFDRSGSSLMPTTAGLQVLDAARRILDIEDAMFSALRQLQQRRRLSICCTAAFGVAHLPEVLKIFMPLQADIDDLRFLFSTPAQALEGLRGGEFDVAIIEHLADLDFGPLHTLPLPQDEMIFVSAPALQLPAGSVRLEQLYPHSLITRRDGCSCHDLLSRNLSQRQIDFSAFRKVLMLDDYGLMLREVLSGQGIAFLSRSVALAHLANGHLREHRVKGFDRVRLRSLVARSCSENPLQHAFMTCVLDYFAAASATS; encoded by the coding sequence ATGGAAACCCAATATCTGCGCACCCTGCTGATCGCCGCCAGTGAAGGCAGTTTTTCGCGCGCAGCCGAAAAGCTGCATCTGACCCAATCCGCCGTGTCGCAGCGCGCCAAAAGCCTGGAAGCCTGCTGTGGCACCCAGCTGTTCGACCGCAGTGGCTCCAGTCTGATGCCGACCACAGCGGGACTGCAGGTGCTCGACGCCGCTCGCCGCATCCTTGATATCGAGGATGCCATGTTCAGCGCCCTGCGGCAGTTGCAGCAACGTCGCCGATTGTCGATCTGCTGCACAGCAGCCTTTGGCGTCGCCCACCTGCCTGAGGTTCTCAAGATCTTCATGCCTCTGCAGGCCGATATTGACGACTTGCGCTTTCTGTTCAGTACGCCCGCGCAGGCCCTGGAAGGCCTGCGCGGCGGCGAGTTTGACGTGGCCATCATTGAACATCTGGCCGATCTGGACTTCGGCCCACTGCACACGCTGCCCCTGCCGCAGGACGAAATGATCTTCGTCAGCGCACCGGCCCTGCAACTCCCCGCCGGCAGCGTACGGCTGGAGCAGCTCTATCCCCATAGCCTCATCACCCGCCGCGACGGCTGCAGCTGCCATGACCTGCTGTCACGCAATCTCAGTCAAAGGCAGATTGATTTCAGTGCTTTCCGCAAGGTGCTGATGCTGGACGATTATGGTCTGATGCTGCGCGAAGTGCTGTCAGGCCAGGGCATTGCTTTTCTGTCACGCTCGGTGGCCTTGGCCCATCTGGCGAATGGCCACCTGCGTGAACATCGGGTCAAGGGCTTCGACCGTGTCCGCCTGCGCAGTCTGGTGGCGCGCAGCTGCAGCGAAAATCCGTTGCAGCATGCCTTCATGACCTGTGTGCTGGACTATTTCGCCGCCGCCTCTGCCACATCATGA
- the ileS gene encoding isoleucine--tRNA ligase has product MDYKNTLNLPQTDFPMRGNLPQREPEMLRHWQETGLEEQIRQAGTGKPRFVLHDGPPYANGHTHIGHALNKILKDIILKSRRMQGFDVPYVPGWDCHGLPIELMVDKQLGSKKRDLSVVDIRRACRAYAREWVQIQADEFRRLGVLGQWDQPYLTMHDSYEAATARELARFAERGGLYKGKKPVHWCSSCVTALAEAEVEYADHRSPSIFVAFPYVDELPAELNALAGRDLAFVIWTTTPWTIPANLAVCLNPELDYVAVEMADDHRLLVFAEGLYQTVLQQLGRSGQVRASFKGTLFEKRRCRHPFYDRDSLIILGDHVTLDAGTGCVHTAPGHGQDDYTVGLQYGLDIYNPVDDYGRYRDEVELFGGMKLEQANEAVCTKLSEVGALLQQSAISHSYPHCWRCKKPVIFRATAQWFISMEKNDLRQQALQQIDQVRWIPTWGRERIHGMIEKRPDWCVSRQRNWGVPITVFYCDKCGEALCDGPLMHRIADLFENGGSDQWYEKSVAELLPADTRCGACGHDAFRKETDILDVWFDSGVSHAAVLEQRAELGSPADLYLEGSDQHRGWFHSSLLAAVGTRGVAPYKAVLTHGFVVDGQGRKMSKSQGNVVAPEVVIKKYGAEVLRLWVAAQDYQDDIRISEEILQRLSDAYRRIRNTARYILGNLHDFDPARDSMADSDLVELDRWALAQLEQLVERVERAYNDYQFHVLYHAVHNFCSVELSAIYLDILKDRLYTAPPASRERRSAQTAMYRILDALTRLIAPVLSFTADEIWRELPGERETSVHLANLPRFDNRLHDAALEETYERLWAVRSEVARQLERARDRKLIGNSLEACVKLAATGATAELLQRYAAELPTLLIVSQTELVDQLEAGEAAQQVAGLRIAVERAAGEKCERCWNYSTAIGSDSNHPTLCPRCVAALRAGAGA; this is encoded by the coding sequence ATGGACTATAAAAATACCCTCAATCTGCCCCAGACCGATTTTCCCATGCGCGGCAACCTGCCCCAGCGGGAACCGGAGATGCTGCGCCATTGGCAGGAGACGGGTCTGGAAGAACAGATCCGCCAGGCCGGCACCGGCAAACCCCGTTTTGTCCTGCACGACGGCCCGCCCTACGCCAACGGTCATACCCATATCGGCCACGCCCTCAACAAGATTCTCAAGGATATCATCCTGAAAAGCCGGCGCATGCAGGGCTTTGATGTCCCCTATGTGCCGGGCTGGGACTGTCACGGCCTGCCCATCGAGCTGATGGTTGACAAGCAACTCGGCAGCAAAAAACGCGACCTGAGCGTGGTTGACATTCGCCGCGCCTGCCGTGCCTATGCCCGCGAGTGGGTCCAGATTCAGGCCGACGAGTTCCGCCGCCTCGGCGTACTGGGCCAGTGGGATCAGCCCTATCTGACCATGCACGACAGCTACGAAGCCGCCACGGCGCGCGAGTTGGCCCGCTTTGCTGAACGCGGCGGCCTGTACAAGGGCAAGAAACCGGTGCACTGGTGCAGTTCCTGCGTTACAGCCTTGGCTGAAGCCGAGGTGGAATACGCTGATCACCGTTCACCATCGATCTTTGTCGCCTTCCCCTATGTCGACGAGCTGCCGGCGGAGCTCAACGCCCTGGCTGGCCGCGACCTGGCCTTTGTCATCTGGACCACCACTCCCTGGACCATTCCGGCCAACCTGGCCGTCTGCCTCAATCCCGAGTTGGACTATGTCGCGGTCGAAATGGCCGACGACCACCGGTTGCTGGTCTTCGCCGAGGGGCTCTATCAGACGGTGCTGCAGCAACTCGGCCGCAGCGGCCAGGTACGGGCCAGTTTCAAGGGCACCCTGTTCGAAAAGCGCCGCTGCCGCCATCCGTTCTACGACCGCGACTCCCTGATCATTCTTGGCGACCATGTCACCCTTGACGCCGGCACCGGCTGTGTCCACACCGCTCCCGGTCACGGTCAGGACGACTATACCGTCGGCCTGCAGTATGGTCTCGACATCTACAACCCCGTGGACGACTACGGCCGCTACCGCGACGAGGTGGAACTGTTCGGCGGCATGAAGCTGGAACAGGCCAACGAAGCGGTCTGCACCAAGCTGTCCGAGGTGGGAGCACTGCTGCAACAGAGCGCTATCAGCCACAGCTATCCGCACTGCTGGCGCTGCAAGAAACCGGTGATCTTCCGCGCCACGGCCCAATGGTTCATTTCGATGGAAAAGAACGATCTGCGCCAGCAAGCGCTGCAGCAGATCGACCAGGTCCGCTGGATTCCGACCTGGGGCCGCGAACGCATTCACGGCATGATCGAAAAGCGGCCGGACTGGTGCGTCAGCCGCCAACGCAACTGGGGCGTACCCATCACCGTGTTTTACTGCGACAAGTGCGGCGAGGCCCTGTGCGACGGCCCCCTGATGCACCGGATTGCCGATCTGTTTGAGAACGGCGGCAGCGACCAGTGGTACGAGAAGAGCGTCGCTGAACTGCTGCCGGCCGATACCCGCTGTGGCGCCTGCGGTCATGACGCCTTCCGCAAGGAAACGGACATTCTCGATGTCTGGTTCGATTCCGGCGTCTCCCACGCGGCCGTGCTGGAGCAGCGCGCCGAACTGGGTTCGCCAGCCGATCTGTACCTCGAAGGCAGTGACCAGCACCGCGGCTGGTTTCACTCCAGCCTGCTGGCAGCCGTCGGCACCCGCGGCGTCGCGCCCTACAAGGCCGTCCTGACACACGGCTTCGTCGTTGACGGCCAGGGCCGCAAAATGTCGAAATCCCAGGGTAACGTTGTCGCGCCTGAGGTGGTCATCAAGAAATACGGCGCCGAGGTGCTGCGCCTGTGGGTGGCGGCACAGGACTATCAGGACGATATCCGCATCAGCGAGGAAATCCTCCAGCGGCTGTCCGACGCCTACCGCCGCATCCGCAACACGGCGCGCTACATTCTCGGCAACCTTCACGATTTTGACCCGGCCCGTGACAGCATGGCGGACAGTGACCTGGTCGAACTCGACCGCTGGGCGCTGGCCCAGCTGGAGCAGCTGGTCGAACGGGTTGAACGGGCTTACAACGACTACCAGTTTCATGTGCTCTACCACGCGGTGCACAACTTCTGCAGCGTCGAGCTCAGCGCCATCTATCTCGACATTCTCAAGGACCGGCTTTACACCGCGCCGCCAGCCAGCCGCGAACGGCGCAGCGCCCAGACGGCCATGTACCGCATCCTCGATGCCCTCACCCGCCTGATCGCGCCGGTGCTGTCGTTCACCGCTGACGAAATCTGGCGTGAACTGCCGGGCGAGCGTGAAACCAGTGTCCATCTGGCCAACCTGCCGCGTTTCGACAACCGTCTGCACGACGCGGCACTGGAGGAAACCTACGAACGATTGTGGGCTGTGCGGTCCGAGGTGGCCCGCCAGTTGGAGCGCGCGCGCGACAGAAAACTCATCGGCAACTCCCTCGAAGCCTGCGTCAAGCTGGCGGCAACCGGAGCCACCGCCGAGCTGCTGCAACGCTATGCTGCTGAATTGCCGACCCTGCTGATCGTTTCACAGACGGAGCTGGTCGACCAGCTCGAAGCCGGTGAAGCAGCCCAGCAGGTAGCCGGGCTGCGCATTGCCGTGGAACGGGCGGCGGGGGAAAAGTGCGAACGCTGCTGGAACTATTCCACCGCCATCGGCAGCGACAGCAACCATCCGACCCTGTGCCCGCGCTGTGTCGCCGCACTGCGGGCCGGAGCCGGAGCCTGA
- a CDS encoding endonuclease III domain-containing protein: MSPLSATEVYHRLFAAFGPQHWWPADSPFEVMVGAILTQNCRWQNVERAIAALKTANALSPRALLALPPATLAELIRPAGFFNQKQRSLRGLCQVLLAEADGDTERWLRGPTTEIRHRLLQLRGIGPETADSILLYAGNHAIFVIDAYSRRIAQRIGWFDSPPAYAQLQHHFTVALASSAALFNEYHALLVELAKRHCLSRRPQCDGCPLHSGCQTARTGG; encoded by the coding sequence ATGAGCCCACTGTCAGCTACTGAGGTCTACCATCGGCTGTTCGCCGCCTTCGGCCCGCAACACTGGTGGCCGGCTGACAGCCCCTTCGAGGTCATGGTCGGCGCCATCCTGACCCAGAACTGCCGCTGGCAGAATGTCGAACGCGCCATCGCGGCACTGAAAACCGCCAACGCCCTGAGCCCCCGTGCCCTACTGGCGCTGCCACCGGCCACCCTGGCTGAGCTGATCCGGCCAGCTGGCTTCTTCAACCAGAAGCAGCGCAGCCTGCGTGGTCTCTGTCAGGTTCTGCTGGCCGAGGCCGACGGCGACACCGAACGCTGGCTGCGCGGCCCCACCACGGAGATTCGCCACCGGCTGCTGCAGCTGCGTGGCATCGGCCCGGAAACGGCCGACAGCATCCTGCTCTACGCCGGCAACCACGCCATCTTTGTCATCGACGCTTACAGTCGCCGCATCGCCCAGCGGATTGGCTGGTTCGACAGCCCACCGGCTTACGCGCAACTGCAGCACCATTTCACTGTCGCCCTGGCCAGCAGCGCAGCCCTGTTCAACGAATACCACGCCCTGCTGGTGGAACTGGCCAAGCGCCACTGTCTCAGCCGCCGCCCCCAGTGTGATGGTTGCCCCCTGCACAGCGGCTGTCAGACCGCCCGAACGGGAGGCTGA
- a CDS encoding alpha/beta fold hydrolase, with the protein MNPTKNARPSGRLILWPGLAADERMYQGLRAVGLERELLCPRLLVPQVGECWPDYARRTATQWQIGPADLIGGCSFGSLLATQIACRQPVQGLVLLAGALSSTALSPAAPWLQRLAAPLPLALVRPLLASKPFLRALFGPARPEQLALAQQMLNDTPDDLLRRGGALAVSSFPPGRPGCPVVALHGDADRVLRPPLAPVQLELVVGAGHGLVVSHEARVRDFLQRQLRRFAAG; encoded by the coding sequence ATGAATCCGACCAAAAACGCAAGGCCATCGGGGCGGCTGATTCTGTGGCCGGGGCTGGCGGCCGACGAGCGCATGTATCAGGGTTTGCGGGCTGTTGGGCTGGAGCGGGAATTGCTGTGCCCGCGCCTGCTGGTGCCCCAGGTGGGGGAATGCTGGCCGGATTACGCCCGGCGCACGGCTACCCAATGGCAAATCGGCCCAGCAGATCTGATTGGAGGCTGTTCCTTTGGCAGCCTGTTGGCCACTCAAATCGCCTGTCGCCAGCCCGTGCAGGGCCTGGTGCTGCTGGCCGGTGCCCTGTCGAGCACTGCTCTGAGTCCGGCTGCGCCCTGGCTGCAGCGTTTGGCGGCTCCGTTGCCGCTGGCGCTGGTGCGTCCCCTACTGGCGAGCAAACCGTTTCTGCGGGCACTGTTCGGCCCGGCCCGGCCCGAGCAGCTGGCGCTGGCGCAGCAGATGCTGAACGATACGCCGGACGATTTGCTGCGGCGCGGCGGTGCTCTGGCCGTCAGCAGTTTTCCGCCGGGCCGACCCGGTTGTCCGGTGGTGGCGCTGCATGGCGACGCCGATCGCGTATTGCGGCCGCCACTTGCGCCGGTCCAGCTGGAATTGGTGGTGGGGGCCGGTCATGGCCTAGTGGTATCCCATGAGGCGCGGGTGCGGGATTTTCTACAGCGTCAACTGCGTCGTTTTGCCGCCGGCTGA